Genomic window (Daucus carota subsp. sativus chromosome 5, DH1 v3.0, whole genome shotgun sequence):
CCGTATTTGATTGGTTGTGTTCACAAATATGATGACACTCTTCTTCAACGCGTTTCCCCACATCAGGTATGCTGGTGAGTCATCCCTTGATAGATTATATTCATGCTCTATATATGGCTTGTGCTTTTTGGACAAATGAGTTTATATATCAACTTGTAAATTTAATTCACATCACTGCTTTGTTTGATTGGCAGACAAGGTCCTCACCATTGCCACTTATTATTACTAACGCTCTAATGTTATGCACTCCTCTTCAAGTCTTCGCTGAAACATGTGAAACTGATAGACCTGTATTTGAGATGCCATTACTGCTGTTTGTAGCGCTTGTTGGAGCCACTGTTGGAGGTAAGGTACCACCAGAATTTGCTATTTTTATCATGTAAATTTTGTTTCTTGTTATCCAAAGACATTGCACCTGAATGTGGAATTTTATCAGTTCTACTGTTCACTAGAAAAAACCCATTTTAGTTGATGCCTGACAAGTGATAACACAATCTTTTCTGTCACTTTTCTATAATACAGGCTTCATAAACTGTGTTATGGTTGGTATTAAGACGAAAAATTAAAGCAAAGTTTGTGTGGAGTGCTAGTCGTGAATATGCCAATAAATTACACAAGTTGTAAACTGATCTATTAAAAGTCTCTCTGACTGACTGCTTTCCCAATAATCTTTAGTTTCAAAAGGGTTATAGGAACTATAGGATGAATATATCCTCGTGTTGCCTTTGTGTCAATTAATTTGTTCTCTTGTTCCTTATAAAGGGTTTATTGAGCTATCTTATACATTGCATTGAATTACTTGCTTAAGTTCTCTCTTGTATCAGAATTTGTTTCATCACTGTAACAAGAAAAATTGTCAACTAAGTGGTATGCATGTTGCAGGATTACTTGCAAGACAAAGGAAGGGAGAGCTGAGACGTGTAAACGAACAGCTTCGGCAAATAAATGCAGCTTTGAGAAGGCAGGCAAAAATTGAGTCTTATGCACCTGCTTTGAGTTATGCTCCCGTCGGTGCTAAAATACCGGAGAATGAAGTTATCATTGATCCTAGGAAGCATGAGTTAATTTCCCACTTGAAAAATGGAAAGAACTTTTTACGAAACCAAGATCCGGAGAAGGCGTTTGTAGAGTTTAAAACTGCACTTGAGCTTGCTCAGAATCTCAAGGATCCAATAGAGGAGAAAAAGGCTGCTAGAGGCTTAGGTTAGTCAACTCTccttcaatattttatattccaTTCGTATTTCCGTATTATGTAGTTAAAAATGATGTATTTAGAGTACATGGTATGTGGATTGGTATTCCATTGGTATAGTTAATTTATGTCCCATGTGGATCTCTTGAAAGTAAGGAAAAAGAAGTAAATGCAAATGACACCATCTTAGAGCAAGTCCTATGCTAAAGCTAAAATGGCTCTAGCCATTGCTATAATTTGAGATCAAAAAAGTAGTTTTTGGTCTTAAAAAACAACTAGTGCTTCGATGcataattctgaaatatgaccGACTACATTCAAATATGGTGTATGTGATGTTAAAGTGTATTTTAACTATTTTTGATGATGAATAGAAATCAGTTTGACTCCATATTCGGGTTGGTTAGATGAGGTCGAGGATGGCTATAGTTATCTTTAGTCCTAACTATAGGAATAACTATCCATTTATGCATTTATACTTTATAGGACTAAGTATATCTATGATTTGGAGATGATTTTGCAAACTTAGTTCTATATTCTACCAATTATAGCtatgcattggacttgctcttacatgATTGAGTTCTTACCACTGCAATACAAACAATGATTTATATAACAAAATTCGTATTAGACCGTCAAAATCTGATCTCGACTTTGTAAGATCCGAATCAAGATATATTACGAAATTTTACGTGAATCGAAATATTGATGTCTCAGAATTTGAATGTGTACAAAAGTTTGAGTTTGAATGAGGAACTCTGATTCACTTATTTCACATTTTAGGAGCATCACTCCAAAGGCAAGGAAAATACCGTGAAGCCATCATTTACCACTCTATGGTTCTAACGATTTCTGATAGAGAAAAGGAAGATTCTGGAAATACAGAAGCCTATGGAGCAATAGCAGATTGTTATACTGAACTTGGTGACTTGGAGCGAGCCGGTGTATATTATGATCAGTATATTGCGAGGTTGGAAACGGATTGACATGTATATTTTCTGCAAGAATTTGTTTCTTTAGTTTCAAGTGATTTGTGGGAATTTTTGTAGATGTAACAGTATGGCTGTTCTTGAGAATGATCATTACCAAATCATCTCGTGTTGCCTTGAGCTATTCAGTACATTATGTGCTAATTATTCGAACAATTCAGTTACGGTACTGTCCCCAATCtcaataaataaagatatatattaatcGGCAACATCTTCTCTGATACAAACTGATATCATCATAGCAATCAAAACAAAAGTAAAGTCCCTACGCGAGTTGCATTATTTTGGCGGGTCAGCCAAATCGTACAGCAAAGTAATAATAGTCAGTTTTATCCAGGCCCAGCATTCATTATAAGTTGAGATCAAACTGTTCCTTTGCGGATTCTACAGAAGAGCCCTGTATCTGATATGGCCCTCTTGCGCTGGCCCTGGAAGTtccacacacaaacacacaaaaatTGGAATCAGCCTGAGACACATCTAGTTATGTAGTGTCGCAGTCATTTACAGTCTGCAGTTTTTACAAGCTTGTGTCAATACCTCACCTGTCTTTCCTTTTCGATAAGAACCTATGCAGCGACGCTCTTCTGGCGATGGGCAGATCCGAAGCTATCGGTTGCCAGTGCTGCTTCATATCATTCTGGGCTTGGACAGAACCAGAGGCGGGGGACTTTGAGTTTCTGACCATCTTGGTTGTGTTAACCTGGGGGGCAGACTTGCTTGCCAATTGCATCACTTGTTGAGCTTTCACGGAAGAGATTTCATCGAATACCAGAACTTGTCCCTCGTAGAAAATAGTCATCTGGCCGTTCTTATGCTCGGATTCAGCTCCTTCACTGTACCAATCAAAACCAGCATTCTATTAGTACTACACTTAAACAACCTGTTATGTTAGCAGTTCTCCCAAAACTTCAAACCGTTCTAAGTTAACATTTTCATAAAATCTTGACGTTTTGAGAATTTTGTAACACCCCAACCCACATCGACACATCAATCTTTGAGGGCTTGTAGATTGTCCAAGTTTTTATATTTGCTTTAGTATATTTCGTCTTATATTCGGATTCGGAAATTATAGGTGCAATTCATAACTGAACTAAAATCTCCGCACTTGTAAATGTGAGACTGGGTTGTTACAACCTCGGACTTGCTAAATCTCGagtctaatatatatatagaagggTCACAACTTACAAACCTGGAGTTGATGATACTAATGGCATCATCGTGCATGCTAGCATGCTGAGGAAACAGATTCAACGGGTTAACGTGAACCTGTCTTGATGCTTGGCCTGAAAAACCAGTGTCAGCTGCTTCCCCGTTGATGCCAAGATTAAGATCTCGCAGACTACCCTTTTCTTTGAGATAATGGCTGAGAAGATTACACGTCTGGGCAAAACTAGACTTCTCTGGTGATACCCTCGGCATCTTCACGACTGGAACTTACAGTAATATACAGTCTCTCAAATTCATACaagtgaatttttataaaagaaatatacTTTGGGAAAGAGGAGAACGCAAGGgtgtttatatatagtactgTAATATAGATATGGTTTAGGCTTCAACCAAGTCGGCTAAACGGGTAACCCGTTCGTGATCCGCCTCCAATAATCCAGTGAGAGTTTTTTTCCGTTAAAAATATAGGATGAATATGGTTTTAAAATAATTCCTGAGAATAATATAATATCGTGTCTCgaataatatgtatttattttacttcaaaatataatgaaattctaaATATTAACGGTATGAATGCaataattttagattttgtaaaaatttataGTATTTTGTATTCTTTATATaacacataaaaaatatataaaatattttcacgCATATTTATTTACATACAATAATGAGATGAGGTGAAATAACAGCACTAGATAAACACAATCTATACTAAACAGGCACAAGAATCACGATTCCCGTCTCGATATAGTTCCACGAGAAGTCGAAGACGTTTTATTGTTACTCTTTCTTctcatttatcatatatattatattttattcataatataaaaataattttgtttaaacaTTATGAATCAGattttgtatattaaaaaagataagATTACAAATTTCTTCATACGTCAAAATACGTAAATATACGtctcagaaaattaaaatcggAAACAAGTCTAGGAAGACAGGAAATAAGCATGTGTTTTATTAGGGGTGGGTCTAAACGGACTCCTTGTCTTTTATTGACCAATTTAATAACATTACTAGTCGCTTGCTGCTGCTGCCACTACTATTATTCCACTACTGTTTACATATGAGCACATGTTTTTTGCCTTCATTAAAGTATACAgtcagacttgaagaagaagaagaacggATAATTAACGCATATGAGAAATTCCCTTTTGAGTTGGTCAGTTACATATTCAACTCAAACTCATCTACTCATTTTGCTTACCTTTTTTCTACGCAACTCATTGCTTCTTTTCCCTATTTTCTAACGCATGTTTTTTCCGCCGCGAACTCCTCCCTACTCTCTCATTCAAAGTCCACATTTCGCATAATACTTTATctgttttaatactttattataATCATCATGTGCTAACATTAGTAATCAATATCAattatcaatatacttatataaaggtgAAGCGAAGGGCGTGTAGGTGGTacctctcagatagctccgtcctattttcctaattttttggaattttgggatgaaaaatatcaaaaataaaaagtatatcttgacataaattaatctgattttgttttaaattatttatggaatgtaATACTAGcttgcaaatttttttaatctgattctgtttagATTatttggcataaattaatctgattctatttcagattatttatgaaatattgaTGTTTTTGCggacaatcaatccaaaaaaattggaggaaggagtCACCAATATACACCTGCATGGATTGAAATTCAAACATcccgacatgattaatgttcgtataactaaacataatatttaacTCTATTAAAACTGGGGATGGTTTCGGAGTTATATCCCTACATCTTTTTGACTTTTACGCATTTATGTCCTTGCAGGTTTACACTTTTACGCACTTGTGTCCTTGCAAGTTTACAGTCTGTTTTATTGGTCGATCAATGTATATGGTTATATGTCATCAATCAGTTGTGTTAAAGAGCCGTATGTTTTTTACACGTAGGGCATGATGTATACGTCAAAGATGTAGTGTTTGAAAATTAATGACAACGTTAAAGAAAAACATGATTAattttatcttacaaattttaattttgactcattaatataatttttataggccgtcgcaacgcgcggcttctcaactagtataattataatttatgttaattCTATGCCACTTATTTTATCCGTGAtcgtaaatattttatttatttactcatattaaataaattaataattatcaaGAGCTTGTTTGACGtttcaaatatatttgaaatattattatcatttagcATAAAACGATGATTTTTGGTGTTAAAATTGTTGTCACGTATCCGGCAATTGATTTCAAATCGAGTTAGAGATTTAGCCAACTTTCAAATAAATCCGTTTTAGTATATAAAACCAATTCTCAAGTATCGGGCCcttttcaagtatttatttttatcagtTTCTCCCTATTTTTTACACTttaacaattataattttacCTATCTTTTGTTCTATCTTCTATATTGAATAAGACACCAATTATAACAACATTTTATTATTACACAAGTATTAAAATATCAttgaaatgataaattttaattttgttttataatatagatataaaatcatatatagcATGGACTTGTCCTTCTAGATAACCgtattaatttaatttgtaaaattttgattataaattaGAGAGCAAAGTCTCTTAAACATACATTAACGATAATTTTAAATGCTAGGAAGGAGACGTGCATGAGTTAGCATTCACCTCTTTAAAGTAAAAGATGAGTGAGTAAATTTTAGGCTGCACATGTTATTTCACTGACCATGTGGATCaagtaggggtggcaatattggacccgacccgacaacccgacacgaattcgacccgcaaaatacgaattcgggttgggggttttcgggttcgggtcgaattcgggttgacccaaaatcaacccagaaaaatcgggtcattttcgggttgaattcgggttacccgaaattgacccgaaattacccgaaaattaatatataatataaatattatatatatttatattatttttattatttttataaaatttattagttaaatttaatataaaattatttaatttaataaaaattaatttatttggattaaaataatatttatttattatataaaaaatatttttattaataaatattaattttcgggtcgggttcgggttacccgcgggtagtgcgggtcgggttcgggttgggtattctgacccattaaattttcgggtcgggttcgggttgggtaaattttttgacccgcgactgtcaacccgacccgaacccgacccgaaacccgaaattgccagcccTAGGATCAAGTGTATATCTCGACCAAGCATTAgtcaattgttaggtcctaagATCTTACTCATGGGATTCTAGGACTTGTGAACCCGCAGCACCTTTTACTGTTCTTTTGCTGCACCTTTTACTGTTCTTTTGCTGAGTGTTATGGCCGAATTTGGCCATAGGATTTAGGCAAGAGGCGCGCCCTTCTCGGTGTGACTCGGAGGGCGCGGCCTTGGTTCGCGGAGGCGTTTGACTACAACTTTCGACGGGAATCAGGTAAGGCAGGATGGCAAAggaaagggcgcgccctcaggggtcgcgtccacatgtaaatatattgtatgagaggatgagtgagtctcaataacgacccttccgagggatacgaagacctacccttacgagggatatgaagactagttaccaggctcatctggtagttgtcaggctcatctgatagttcccgggctcatccgggcatgatctacaatcctcaatcctgctatctgccgagttaaccctcgtgtgggggcttgaggtgatcatggctcttgaaggccctcaggggtgacacgaaggccgatcatatgtctggatcctgtattctggtgagttagccctcattgggggattgagacgatcgtgtaacttggctccttacttgtcttacctcttagtgagaaccttcactaagGGGGAAGGGCGCGTCCCTACACCTCATGGAATTGGTCACGGCTCTACCAGACATCTCTtccatgctacgaaaagtaACGGTTAGTgttatctctcgtagtggagataatgttgtatccgtgatgtacttggactaggagtctgaggtagttggcctcaaggcttaattttaactggagtagaactctaagtgataagtcaccggcttaaggttggtcttatccccaagaggcctagtcttgatcaaactaggagtcttggttcaatagaactacgtatggcttgatcccctataaatataggggtatgtaggcacattaggggatcatgagttgagagcacaaGGAGGCAACTCAAAACCCTAGTCTCAGCCACCCCttaaaacacacaaccaccactctccggcagcaaaaccaccgtcacagatcttgattccggccacgaacctcatctttgttgattaccaaattcctccatCAACACTGAGATTATTCATTTAAAGAAACAACCACCAAAGATGCTTGTTTTGGTGGACTGCTTCATATTTTGTGCCAGAGTTCTTGAGATGCAGTTTTGCGCTCAAACTTCAATATAAACTATCAAGATGAATTAAAAGCAAAAGTGTAATAAAGATTTGGAAAAATCTTAATTTCTCTGGTTGTCGCAGGGTGATAAACAATTGGTCAAATCCTCTCGTAACAAATTAAGATTTGAGGACAAATATGAACATGAATACAAATTATTGTTTCTGACATTAGAAGCTTGTGATATATTATTCGATTCGAAAATGATAATAAGGTCGTAGGAAAATTAGTCACTTAAATCTTTTAGAAAGTTTTCTTTGATTCAAAATTTTGCTGGAGATAATGTACGGAGTTTGGTAGGATTTGAAGTGGGTTTTATGTCAAGTAGACCACTCATCTCGCCAAAAAGTCTCAAGTAGAACATAGGTCTCCACGGCGACTCATTTAAAAGACTAAATCACTATAAAATATCTCACTGTTAATTTTTACAGAAAATATTAACGGAGCTGTTAAAGGAAGAGTGACATGACAGAGTCAAACGGGTAATTTGAccatgtctatatatatatatatatatatatatatatatatatacacacatttcTACAAAGAAGGTTGGGTTAGGGTTCATGTGCAAAGCTTTGAACAAATTACCATATACATATCCATCTAATTCCTTTCGCCTCTAACATCAGAATCGACCAAAAACCATAATCCCTATATCAACCAAGTCAAACTCGTAGTCCGTTATGCCCAGCATGTCAAACCATAACGTGGTCGTTTGCGAATGTGGGTTGTATGCTCAAGAACCTCCTGGACTACGAAGAACCCAAGGAGACGTTTCTGGAGTTGTCACAAAAGCAAGGTAAACCTTCATACTAACCTTGTTCGATCGCATTGAAGAGACAAACAGAGCTTTGATTCTGACTAGTAAATCCTCAATCGCAGCAAGATTACTCCTTTTCAAACCCTAAATCACAGCAGCATGAACTGTTCTTGGTCTTCCCCAAATTTGAAGCCGTAGACGATCGATAGTTTGCATCTGCTTGATAGTTGTATGCAGacatgttttgtttttgttttgatttcatgttttgattttgtttaatcTGTTTACAAGTCAGCGCCTACTGTATTGCCATATGTACTGTCATCCGTGCATTTCTAGCCGTTATTAACGGAGGATTTTTAATGTAACGTTTTccgtttaatttttttgaaaaagttaaCGGTGGGATATATTACAGTGATTTAGTCTTTTAAATGAGTCGCCATGGAGATCTATGTTCTACTTGAGACTTTTTAACGAGACGAGTGGATTACTTGATATAAACCCCGATTTGAAGTCGGAGGAGTCGCGTCAAAAGAAAATACTAAAAACATGGCAACAACGGCTGGGAATTTGATGGGGAGCAGGGTAGGCCATTGATTTGCCATTGATTTACCATAGCCACCATTACATACAAGTTGGGTAGACTGTAGATGCATACAAGTTAAATTTGCAGAAATTTTAATAAAGACAGATAAAATGATGGTGCTGCCGGCGTGTTCCCCCTTgctatatctattttatttgcACACGTTATTTTCACCCCTTTATTACTATGCCTACTACACTGttcctttctttttaattattgttccttaacataggggccgtttgagttaacttaaaataaatgacttcttgcttaaactagagaagtgAAGCAGAAGtaaaaagtaaataagttaataaagtatttgaaaaagatgtagaagctgtgagagaaaaattaacattttcagctttttaaaaatgcttctacttatttacacaaacgggttaagAGAAGTAGAAGTCAAAATAACTTCTGCTTCTGCAAAACAAACATCACCGTAATCTCGTTCTATTATTTACTTGCACACTCAGCACAGAATAAAAGCCTTCTAGCTTCAAATACAAAGCCTTCTACTGTTGTGCATCTTTACTTGGACACGCAAATCACGTGATGCCCCTTCGTGCCTCTCGTTAACTACCCGAATTTTGGTTTTTGTCCGGTTCATacacaaaaaaatcaattgaGGATTGAATTGGtcgaattatatatattattttttgtattatatattataataatatcgtcagatatttatatgatatatttatgaCAAACGAAATTTTGTTCTAATATTCTTGTGGTAACTTATTTccgataattttatttattttgtacttTATTAGTATGAATCATGTATTtctaataaatgattaaattataaattctattatcTGGATCAGTTTATAGGTCtctaaatgatatatttttttattttgttgatttgtatGTAATTCTGAATTTTCGAGGAACTTAAAAATCTTGTTTCGACGGATCCATAGACAAGGCTTAGGCTTGTACTGTTGTGCCACATGTGCTGCTTTCACGGGCCTGATCAAACCTCGGAACCAAGTTGGCCCACGTTTGCTGGGCTTCAACATCCTTGTCTAGTTGTCTTACACTTTCAACAATAAATAACAAGAAAAAGACATAACCAAGGTCCAAGTGGACGTGATAAAATTTGATGGTCAACTCACC
Coding sequences:
- the LOC108219907 gene encoding protein TIFY 10b-like isoform X2, whose amino-acid sequence is MPRVSPEKSSFAQTCNLLSHYLKEKGSLRDLNLGINGEAADTGFSGQASRQVHVNPLNLFPQHASMHDDAISIINSSEGAESEHKNGQMTIFYEGQVLVFDEISSVKAQQVMQLASKSAPQVNTTKMVRNSKSPASGSVQAQNDMKQHWQPIASDLPIARRASLHRFLSKRKDR
- the LOC108219906 gene encoding protein FLUORESCENT IN BLUE LIGHT, chloroplastic isoform X3; this encodes MLTRSSPLPLIITNALMLCTPLQVFAETCETDRPVFEMPLLLFVALVGATVGGLLARQRKGELRRVNEQLRQINAALRRQAKIESYAPALSYAPVGAKIPENEVIIDPRKHELISHLKNGKNFLRNQDPEKAFVEFKTALELAQNLKDPIEEKKAARGLGASLQRQGKYREAIIYHSMVLTISDREKEDSGNTEAYGAIADCYTELGDLERAGVYYDQYIARLETD
- the LOC108219907 gene encoding protein TIFY 10B-like isoform X1, whose amino-acid sequence is MPRVSPEKSSFAQTCNLLSHYLKEKGSLRDLNLGINGEAADTGFSGQASRQVHVNPLNLFPQHASMHDDAISIINSSEGAESEHKNGQMTIFYEGQVLVFDEISSVKAQQVMQLASKSAPQVNTTKMVRNSKSPASGSVQAQNDMKQHWQPIASDLPIARRASLHRFLSKRKDRASARGPYQIQGSSVESAKEQFDLNL
- the LOC108219906 gene encoding protein FLUORESCENT IN BLUE LIGHT, chloroplastic isoform X2; translated protein: MAVLLRCSSLLPRPRRYIPGKTPVSAPGEAGSLLFKLKKQLLLPCATNSSRPYSSKEAGGKHFNVLQDDVETPYLIGCVHKYDDTLLQRVSPHQTRSSPLPLIITNALMLCTPLQVFAETCETDRPVFEMPLLLFVALVGATVGGLLARQRKGELRRVNEQLRQINAALRRQAKIESYAPALSYAPVGAKIPENEVIIDPRKHELISHLKNGKNFLRNQDPEKAFVEFKTALELAQNLKDPIEEKKAARGLGASLQRQGKYREAIIYHSMVLTISDREKEDSGNTEAYGAIADCYTELGDLERAGVYYDQYIARLETD
- the LOC108219906 gene encoding protein FLUORESCENT IN BLUE LIGHT, chloroplastic isoform X1 — translated: MAVLLRCSSLLPRPRRYIPGKTPVSGLAACLLLYVQPCLTPAPGEAGSLLFKLKKQLLLPCATNSSRPYSSKEAGGKHFNVLQDDVETPYLIGCVHKYDDTLLQRVSPHQTRSSPLPLIITNALMLCTPLQVFAETCETDRPVFEMPLLLFVALVGATVGGLLARQRKGELRRVNEQLRQINAALRRQAKIESYAPALSYAPVGAKIPENEVIIDPRKHELISHLKNGKNFLRNQDPEKAFVEFKTALELAQNLKDPIEEKKAARGLGASLQRQGKYREAIIYHSMVLTISDREKEDSGNTEAYGAIADCYTELGDLERAGVYYDQYIARLETD